TATCCATGGTCCCGCCGGAAGATGCGTTATCACAATGGTCAAGGACGACAACCGGAAACTCCTTTGCGGCTGCGGCCTGATCCAGAGAATGAACCAACGGCGTTCCCTCGAACACGAAGTCATGCCGCAGCTCCCATGCCTGCAGACACAAATGTTCGGCCAATTGACCGGCTTGGAGTGGGTCATCATCGCAACAGACCACCACGCTCAATCCCGCGCCCTCAATGTCCGCATGTGGAAACCCAGTGAAGACGGATGCCGCCAGCGCAACTCCTTGTTGCTCCAGCCGGATACATGCACTTTGAAGTATCTGGTTTGGCCCGCTGTACGTCCCTTGCCTCATGACGTGGGGGAGCATCGGTGCATTGCACCATGCAAGTCGTGGCTTGGTTGTTCCTTGTACTGCACTGACGAGAAGTCGTGCTGCTCTGGCTCCCGCATCCTTAGCATCGACATGCGGATAGGTGTGATAGCCCGTCAACACCGTTGCCAGTTTGACGGTTTCCACGGACACGTTGGCATGCATGTCCAATGTCATGCCAATCGGAATATTCGGCACAACTGAGCGAATACGTTGAAGTAATTCCGTTTCTGCATCATCGAACTGCACGGTCACCATTGCACCGTGCAAATCCAACAGTACGGCGGAGTAGCAACCAGCGCTGAGTGCTGCAATGACAGGGTCCGTTATGGCATCGAATGCTTGTTGTTGCACGGGGCCACTTGGCCTCGCTTCGGCGACAACAGCCACATCGAATTCGATGCCATATGCCTCCAACACCTCGATATATCCTCCCATTGCTGTTCCGGTTCCTCTTCGCAGTGCCGCGGCTCTCTCGCCTTGTATCGGAACATCCTCCCCCAATGAAAATCGGGCTACGTCAGTAGGAACCGGAGAAAAAGTATTGGTTTCGTGTTTGATGGTGGCAAGCAGGAATTTCATTCGTCAACGACTCCACGCACAGAGGAATCCAACTCGAAGAGATGGGTATGCCCTTGATGCTATTGCGTTGCTCCCGCCACTTCAAACCAATTGGCGACATCTGACATGATCCAATTCACGACACCGGAGAGTGTCATGAACGCAAGCTCGTCCCATACTCACTGCAGGACAGTGAGTAACATGAGCAGAACAACGATCAGGAATTGCAATCCAACCCACATCCTGCTATTCGCTCCTGCCGACGCGCCATTCTGCGCAAGGCCTCGAATAACATCAGCAAGCGACGTCCATCATGGCCACCAAGAAACTGTTCTATTACCCCAGCAACGCCAGCATGGCGCCCCACATTGTTCTGGAAGAAATCGGGCGGCCTTTCGAGTTGATGCTCGTGGACCGAACACAGCAGGCGCACAAATCGGCAGACTATCTACGACTCAACCCCAACGGTTTGATTCCTGTGTTCGTGGACGGCGACATGGTCCTGTACGAAGCGGCTGCGATATGCCTGCATTTGGCAGACACGCACCCCGACAGTGGATTGGCACCCGTTGTGGCGACGCCCGAACGCGCGGAGTTCTACAAGTGGCTCATGTGGTTGACGAATACGCTGCAAACCGCATTGATCATCTATTTCTACCCCGAGCGTTGGGTAGACCCAGACAACACACAGGGTGCCGCGCAGGTACGTGCCCATGCCGAATCAAAGATCGGCACGTTGCTCGATCAGTTGGAATTGCAACTGCAAAATAGCAATGGCCCGTGGCTGCTTGGGGACCATTACACGATCCTGGACCCGTACACCTTCATGCTCTGCCGCTGGACACGTGGCTTCACACAACCCGCGCGCGAAAGGCCGCAGTTGGGTCCTTATTTGCAGCAGATGCTGGCGCGCCCCGCCGTTCAGCGCGCCATCCAGTCGGAACGTCTTGGCGCTCCCTTGGTGTAGACCGGTGTGACGTCGGCCCCCAACGCCTGGTCAGACAGCCCGTTGCTTGAGAACCGTGGGTTCCGTCATGGACCCCGGCCAGAGCTGCACCCGATAGTGGTCCTCGCCGTCCAGACCGTCCTCCGACAGTGAGTCCAGCCCAAAGCATGACAGCCTGACCCTGTACGTGCCAGGTTCCAGCGGAAAACGAGCAGCACCGGGAAAGTAGTCCGTGCATCCTGCCACCACGAGCGGACCTGTAGACACAAGCAACGAGCCCTCAACAACAAGGTCGCAGTTGAAAAAGTCTTCTGGCGGCGCTGCGTCGAGAAACTCCAGCGAGACGGGCACGTCCATGTTTCGCGCTGTGCCGATACCGACGATTCCCGTTGAGACTGCAAACATGCGCTTGACGGCGTCATCGTCCCACGCGTCACTCAAGTCTCCCTCGGCAGATTCGTCCTGAAGGTAGAACTGAAAATAGTCCGCGAAAATCTCAAGCTTGTGCGATTGCATAGGGCTCCTGCGAAGTTATCTTGTGGTGCGTTTGAGCGCATTGTGCACGCTTCGCGGCAGGCTGCATCGGACTAGCAGCGCAGGCTCCAGACGATCCGATTCCGCAGTCTGAACTTCGTCTGCCATGTCGGCAGAGCAGCGATTACTGCCGTGAAGTGGCAACCAGCTTCCTGATGCTCTTGGCCAAGAAGCGGGCTCTAGATTCTGCAGTCACAATGTCCGGGGAGCAGCAGATTGCTGTCATTCATCACAAAACCCTGAGCTTCAATATCCACCGATGGTGTTGCATTTCAAGTTTGAAATCACCGTGTTAAGACATGGTGATAAACGCGCGACTATTCTCTCAGGGTTCAGAGAATGGACAGATCTTTCAAGCGTGCATCGGGCAGCACATACGTCGTGCGCAGCAATTCATGATCACTGCGAAGTACATCCGGATACTGAACATTCGCAAGTAGCTGCACCGCAAAGATTTCCTGCACAGCATTGTTGAATTTGAGCAATGCGACGGTCTTGCCGGTCTCGGTGTTCACGACCCAGA
The window above is part of the Diaphorobacter sp. HDW4B genome. Proteins encoded here:
- a CDS encoding M81 family metallopeptidase, which translates into the protein MKFLLATIKHETNTFSPVPTDVARFSLGEDVPIQGERAAALRRGTGTAMGGYIEVLEAYGIEFDVAVVAEARPSGPVQQQAFDAITDPVIAALSAGCYSAVLLDLHGAMVTVQFDDAETELLQRIRSVVPNIPIGMTLDMHANVSVETVKLATVLTGYHTYPHVDAKDAGARAARLLVSAVQGTTKPRLAWCNAPMLPHVMRQGTYSGPNQILQSACIRLEQQGVALAASVFTGFPHADIEGAGLSVVVCCDDDPLQAGQLAEHLCLQAWELRHDFVFEGTPLVHSLDQAAAAKEFPVVVLDHCDNASSGGTMDTTVVLAEVLKRNLDRAVFFAIHDPDVVQQAIATGKGSVAVFSLGGKHQNLATGEPNPPLEVRARVKTISDGKVILHGPMMAGMAVNMGPTVVLQCDDVDIVVVSNHVEPSDRSYFSTLGFDVLQMKFLILKSRVHWRAGFGDLARTVVEADGIGVTGSDYTKFNYRKVRRPIFPLDSSFTYNTGDNQ
- a CDS encoding glutathione S-transferase family protein; translation: MATKKLFYYPSNASMAPHIVLEEIGRPFELMLVDRTQQAHKSADYLRLNPNGLIPVFVDGDMVLYEAAAICLHLADTHPDSGLAPVVATPERAEFYKWLMWLTNTLQTALIIYFYPERWVDPDNTQGAAQVRAHAESKIGTLLDQLELQLQNSNGPWLLGDHYTILDPYTFMLCRWTRGFTQPARERPQLGPYLQQMLARPAVQRAIQSERLGAPLV